In Clostridium sp. SY8519, one genomic interval encodes:
- a CDS encoding nucleotidyltransferase: MKTTLAIMAAGIGSRYGGGIKQLEPVGPTGEIIMDYSIHDAIEAGFNRIIFIIRKDIEEDFRAVIGDRIEAICRDRGVEVSYAFQRIDDLPEGAVFPEGRTKPWGTGQAVLACRGMIQEPFAVINADDYYGKEAFTKVHDFLQHYSPEHPTDFCMAGFVLKNTLSDNGGVTRGVCKMDASGFLTDVEETHDIVRTADGAAVEQVLPDGTRTYTPVDRDALVSMNMWGLTPEFMQLLEQGFREFFDHLEGNEEKAEYLIPIYIGELLKEGRVSVQVLPTDDRWFGVTYKEDKASVVESFRELIRKGVYQEDLFAVWRQD, encoded by the coding sequence ATGAAGACAACGTTAGCGATTATGGCTGCCGGCATCGGATCCAGATATGGCGGGGGGATCAAGCAGCTGGAACCGGTGGGACCTACCGGGGAAATTATCATGGATTATTCCATCCATGACGCGATTGAAGCAGGGTTTAACCGTATTATTTTTATTATCCGAAAAGACATCGAAGAGGATTTCCGGGCCGTGATCGGCGATCGGATCGAAGCGATCTGCCGCGACAGAGGAGTGGAAGTATCCTACGCGTTTCAGCGAATCGATGATCTGCCGGAAGGCGCGGTATTTCCGGAAGGCCGTACCAAACCATGGGGCACCGGTCAGGCAGTGCTGGCCTGCCGGGGGATGATTCAGGAACCTTTTGCCGTCATCAATGCAGATGATTATTACGGCAAAGAAGCATTCACCAAAGTGCATGATTTCCTGCAGCACTATTCTCCGGAGCATCCGACCGATTTCTGCATGGCTGGATTTGTGCTGAAGAATACCCTGTCGGATAACGGCGGAGTGACCCGCGGGGTCTGTAAGATGGACGCCTCCGGTTTCCTTACAGATGTGGAGGAGACCCATGATATCGTCCGCACGGCGGACGGGGCAGCCGTGGAGCAGGTTCTGCCGGACGGCACCAGGACATATACACCGGTGGACCGGGATGCGCTGGTGTCCATGAATATGTGGGGGCTGACACCGGAGTTTATGCAGCTGCTGGAACAGGGATTTCGGGAGTTTTTTGACCATCTGGAGGGCAATGAGGAGAAAGCGGAGTATCTGATCCCGATTTATATTGGAGAACTTCTGAAAGAGGGCAGAGTGTCTGTTCAGGTACTGCCCACGGATGACCGGTGGTTTGGCGTCACCTACAAAGAGGACAAGGCATCTGTGGTGGAGTCCTTCCGGGAACTGATCCGCAAAGGGGTTTATCAGGAGGATCTGTTTGCCGTCTGGCGTCAGGACTGA
- a CDS encoding UDP-N-acetylmuramoyl-L-alanyl-D-glutamate--2,6-diaminopimelate ligase, producing MKLSDLLERTAYTCVQGNPDTEVSAVVYDSRKVVPGAVFVCIPGAVRDGHEFGPAAAQQGAAALVVEHKLDVPDVVQIQVEDARLALAELSAAYFGHPAEKLTTIGITGTKGKTTTTYMVKNILESAGHKVGLIGTIETIIGEEHIPAVNTTPESYVVQESFAKMVEAGCDSVVMEVSSQGLMLHRVSGFVFDYGIFTNLEPDHIGPNEHKDMDDYIRCKGLLFQQCKVGILNGDDEHLEQVLKGHTCTVETFGLRETDDFYARDLQLERRPGFLGIRYHVCGKMDFEVETDIPGRFSVYNSLTAIAICYHFGVAPEQIQKSLAQVKVKGRVEIIPISDHYTLMIDYAHNAMALESLLTTLREYHPKRLVCLFGCGGNRSKLRRYEMGEVSSRLADLTVVTSDNPRYEEPDAIIDDIITGVKKAPGEYVRITDRKEAIRYCMVNAREGDVIVLAGKGHEDYQEIKGQKHHMDERELIAQIRQEEGI from the coding sequence ATGAAATTATCTGATTTACTAGAGCGGACAGCGTATACATGTGTGCAGGGAAATCCGGATACAGAAGTATCCGCGGTTGTATACGATTCCAGAAAAGTTGTGCCTGGAGCAGTCTTTGTGTGCATCCCGGGTGCTGTCAGGGACGGACATGAATTTGGCCCGGCAGCAGCGCAGCAGGGCGCGGCGGCACTGGTCGTGGAACATAAGCTGGACGTACCGGATGTGGTACAGATTCAGGTAGAGGATGCCCGCCTGGCGCTGGCAGAGCTGTCTGCCGCATATTTCGGCCATCCGGCGGAAAAGCTGACCACCATCGGAATCACCGGCACCAAAGGCAAGACCACCACGACTTATATGGTGAAAAACATCCTGGAGAGCGCCGGCCATAAAGTCGGGCTGATCGGTACCATTGAGACGATCATCGGAGAGGAACATATTCCTGCGGTCAATACTACACCGGAGTCCTATGTGGTGCAGGAATCCTTTGCCAAAATGGTGGAAGCCGGCTGCGACAGCGTGGTCATGGAAGTTTCTTCCCAGGGACTGATGCTGCACCGGGTATCCGGGTTTGTGTTTGATTACGGTATTTTTACCAATCTGGAGCCGGATCACATCGGACCGAATGAGCATAAGGACATGGATGACTACATTCGCTGCAAAGGCCTGCTGTTCCAGCAGTGCAAAGTCGGTATCCTGAATGGGGACGATGAACATCTGGAACAGGTTCTGAAAGGCCATACCTGCACCGTGGAGACCTTCGGCCTGCGGGAAACAGATGATTTCTATGCCAGAGACCTGCAGCTGGAGCGCAGACCGGGATTTCTGGGCATCCGGTACCATGTCTGCGGAAAAATGGATTTTGAGGTGGAAACGGATATTCCGGGCAGATTTTCGGTATACAATTCACTGACCGCCATTGCCATCTGTTATCATTTCGGCGTGGCGCCGGAGCAGATTCAGAAATCTCTGGCACAGGTCAAAGTAAAAGGCCGAGTGGAGATTATTCCGATTTCCGACCACTATACCCTGATGATCGATTATGCCCACAATGCGATGGCGCTGGAAAGCCTTCTGACTACCCTGCGGGAGTATCATCCGAAACGGCTGGTCTGCCTGTTTGGCTGCGGCGGCAACCGTTCCAAACTGCGCCGTTATGAGATGGGAGAAGTATCTTCCCGTTTGGCGGATCTGACCGTCGTTACTTCAGACAATCCGCGTTATGAAGAACCGGACGCGATTATTGATGATATTATCACCGGAGTGAAGAAAGCGCCGGGAGAATATGTCCGTATCACAGACCGGAAGGAAGCGATCCGCTACTGCATGGTAAATGCCCGGGAGGGCGACGTGATTGTCCTGGCAGGCAAGGGCCATGAAGATTATCAGGAGATCAAAGGGCAGAAGCATCATATGGATGAGCGGGAGCTGATTGCGCAGATTCGTCAGGAAGAGGGGATCTGA
- a CDS encoding LysR substrate-binding domain-containing protein → MNTRQIEYFLAVAEELSFTKAAEKMYVSQTAVTQQIRSLEEQMGVQLFSRTKKKVELAPAGAFFMIEGRQILEHIDNAFIHAHDVSEGMNGALEIGFANYASNILANSLQEFHNRYPNIKLHFKSYSPSVLLDRLRLGELDLIFSPIFDPAIYEGCFIREVSRVSLIAVLPSSHPLAGKYCLTKKDLFDQSLILACTPDSKIGEDRKIIDSFLKAGYHPEIVDRIEDIETILLMVAVQMGISILPSYITLPVSNDRRGRCDRQRSG, encoded by the coding sequence ATGAACACCAGACAGATTGAATACTTTCTTGCTGTGGCGGAGGAACTGAGTTTCACGAAGGCCGCAGAGAAAATGTATGTATCGCAGACTGCTGTCACGCAGCAGATCCGTTCCCTAGAGGAGCAGATGGGGGTACAGCTGTTTTCCCGGACAAAGAAAAAGGTCGAGCTGGCGCCTGCCGGAGCGTTTTTTATGATTGAAGGGCGCCAGATCCTCGAGCATATCGACAATGCCTTTATCCATGCCCACGATGTCTCCGAAGGAATGAACGGTGCTCTGGAGATTGGCTTTGCCAACTATGCAAGTAACATTCTGGCAAACAGCCTACAGGAGTTTCACAACCGGTATCCCAATATCAAACTCCATTTCAAATCTTACAGTCCTTCCGTTTTGCTGGATCGTCTGCGGCTTGGCGAACTGGATCTGATCTTTTCCCCGATTTTTGATCCGGCTATCTATGAAGGATGCTTTATACGGGAAGTATCCCGCGTCTCTTTGATCGCAGTGCTTCCCAGCTCCCATCCACTGGCCGGCAAGTACTGTCTGACCAAAAAGGATCTGTTTGACCAAAGTCTGATCCTTGCCTGTACGCCGGACAGTAAGATTGGCGAGGACCGCAAGATCATCGACAGCTTCTTAAAGGCCGGATATCATCCCGAGATCGTCGACAGGATCGAGGATATCGAAACGATTCTTTTAATGGTTGCTGTACAGATGGGCATCTCCATCCTGCCTTCCTACATTACGCTTCCGGTCAGCAATGATCGACGCGGGCGATGTGACCGTCAACGATCTGGCTGA
- a CDS encoding uroporphyrinogen decarboxylase family protein gives MTSYEKVEKAMQCVPLNDPSEIPIFPHILTWAGTVADVPQSKIISDCDAWIGAMEKTFDVIGNPDLSMPQHPKTIIFSMSMPVRRPGFELPEGELYQFVEQPQFEADEYEKMLQIGWENWYAMYMMRIQNPPMTDPQQYADFWAETNIAGGKIAQFLAQRGIAPIFNIADFPIFDLLSMIRSMEPFIFDLYDDPGPIMDVLNQAQPIEDARNIQILKSFGGTRIGRYAMRSSATFISPDMFDEFVWPVLKKSIQTFWDAGIRCVLHCDAEWLPILDRFLELPKTSVSFEFDGVTDIVKAYDIIGGWHSLRGDVPATMFAYGTPDDVREYCAGLIDKIGTKGGFILGSGCEVPLNAKTECVKAMMEATS, from the coding sequence ATGACATCTTACGAAAAAGTTGAAAAAGCTATGCAATGCGTACCTTTAAATGATCCCTCTGAGATTCCGATTTTTCCGCATATTCTGACATGGGCCGGAACAGTGGCAGATGTACCGCAGTCAAAGATCATTTCCGATTGTGATGCCTGGATCGGCGCAATGGAAAAAACCTTTGATGTAATCGGGAATCCCGATCTCTCCATGCCGCAGCATCCGAAAACCATTATTTTCTCAATGAGTATGCCGGTGCGCCGACCGGGTTTTGAGCTTCCGGAGGGAGAACTTTATCAGTTTGTAGAACAGCCTCAGTTTGAAGCCGATGAATATGAGAAAATGCTTCAGATCGGTTGGGAAAACTGGTATGCCATGTATATGATGCGGATACAGAATCCGCCGATGACAGATCCGCAGCAGTATGCTGACTTTTGGGCAGAAACCAATATTGCCGGCGGAAAGATCGCACAGTTTCTTGCGCAAAGAGGTATCGCGCCGATTTTCAACATCGCAGATTTTCCAATCTTCGATCTGTTATCCATGATCCGGTCCATGGAACCGTTTATTTTTGATCTCTATGATGATCCCGGTCCAATCATGGATGTTTTGAACCAGGCACAGCCAATCGAGGACGCACGCAACATTCAGATCCTCAAATCATTCGGCGGAACAAGGATCGGCCGCTACGCGATGCGTTCCTCCGCTACATTTATTTCACCGGATATGTTTGACGAATTTGTATGGCCGGTATTGAAAAAATCAATCCAGACATTCTGGGATGCAGGAATCCGCTGTGTACTCCACTGCGACGCAGAATGGCTGCCGATTCTGGATCGCTTCCTGGAATTGCCCAAGACAAGCGTCAGCTTCGAATTTGACGGCGTAACCGATATTGTTAAGGCATATGACATCATCGGCGGATGGCATTCACTCAGAGGTGATGTTCCGGCCACAATGTTTGCTTACGGAACACCGGATGATGTGAGGGAATATTGCGCCGGACTGATCGATAAGATCGGGACAAAGGGCGGCTTTATCCTGGGTTCCGGATGTGAAGTCCCGCTAAACGCAAAAACAGAATGTGTAAAAGCCATGATGGAGGCTACATCATAA
- a CDS encoding class I SAM-dependent RNA methyltransferase, with protein MNKFELTAPCHFGLEAVLKREIYDLGYEISKVEDGRVTFYGDAEAVCRANIGLRTPERILIKIAEFPAATFDELYEGIRDISWEDWIPADGRFWVKKASSIRSALRSIPDLQSVMKKAMVDRMHQAYGIRSFPETGSEYPLRVFLNKDVATVGLDTTGESLHRRGYRLLRSKAPIEETLAAALIGLTPWKPGRILADPFCGSGTFLIEAAMMAAGIAPGLHRSFLSGSWENLIPASLWKDSYEEAREQVTPQKEVLLYGSDIDPNVIRAARQNAKRAGVEPMIRWETCSAGEVSLPGTYGFLITNPPYGERLEEKKRLPDLYREIGAAFAKLPTWSEYVISAYADAERYIGKKAAKKRKIYNGMIKTDFYQFPGPRPPRQQTAG; from the coding sequence ATGAATAAATTCGAGTTAACAGCTCCCTGTCATTTCGGGCTGGAAGCAGTACTGAAACGGGAGATCTATGACCTGGGCTACGAGATCTCAAAGGTGGAAGACGGCCGGGTGACTTTTTACGGCGATGCGGAAGCGGTATGCCGCGCAAATATCGGCCTTCGGACGCCGGAGCGCATCCTGATCAAAATCGCGGAATTTCCTGCGGCTACGTTTGATGAGCTGTACGAAGGAATCCGCGACATTTCCTGGGAAGACTGGATCCCGGCAGACGGAAGATTCTGGGTAAAAAAGGCGTCCTCCATACGCAGTGCGCTGCGCAGTATTCCCGATCTGCAGTCAGTCATGAAAAAAGCTATGGTAGATCGGATGCACCAGGCATATGGGATCCGGTCATTCCCGGAAACCGGTTCCGAATATCCGCTGCGGGTGTTCCTGAATAAAGATGTGGCGACGGTGGGGCTGGATACGACAGGGGAATCCCTGCATCGCAGAGGCTACCGTCTTCTGCGCAGCAAAGCCCCCATTGAAGAGACCCTGGCGGCTGCGCTGATCGGTCTGACACCCTGGAAACCGGGACGAATCCTGGCCGATCCTTTCTGCGGCAGCGGAACCTTCCTGATCGAGGCAGCTATGATGGCGGCCGGTATCGCACCGGGACTGCACCGCAGCTTCCTCTCCGGCAGCTGGGAAAACCTGATACCGGCGTCCCTCTGGAAGGACAGTTATGAGGAAGCACGGGAACAGGTCACTCCGCAGAAGGAGGTACTCCTGTATGGTTCGGATATTGATCCAAATGTGATCCGGGCAGCCAGACAGAACGCGAAACGAGCCGGTGTGGAGCCTATGATCCGCTGGGAGACCTGTTCTGCGGGGGAGGTTTCTCTGCCCGGCACCTATGGTTTTTTGATTACAAATCCGCCCTATGGGGAACGTCTGGAAGAAAAAAAGCGGCTTCCGGATTTGTACCGGGAGATTGGGGCGGCATTCGCGAAGCTTCCCACCTGGTCCGAATACGTGATTTCGGCCTATGCGGACGCGGAGCGATACATTGGGAAAAAAGCGGCAAAGAAGCGAAAAATCTACAATGGAATGATAAAAACAGATTTCTACCAGTTCCCGGGGCCTCGCCCGCCGCGGCAGCAGACAGCAGGATAA
- a CDS encoding helix-turn-helix domain-containing protein → MYVGLKNICALLKELPTHLTDSDGIHCLTGWNHLQNAPTPYASYLLYVCKSDIDLSTINFTEHMHVLCIISPGSDHEEIAGRFPDEVSLLLVEAEDPVTIYTSLQEYFNRQCGVGMFGQTLLEFLAFEDGLPSSIDYAYHVFRNPVFVFDTNYNLIAATWDAIEELGLKDQVLIDKRFSADDFKMANRDHNIHSKVLKSEIPIIAYNDALGYEQMYCAINTRKNLGHIVISAINKPFEPIDTELMLLLKKYVDQQMKKDSFIRSAKGFNYEYFLRDLLDEKIGTGNGNSSHMKFTEVTFSGNMYCMVVETARSTETVNINHIRNLLESRFPYSKTLIYNDQIVIIISFQENHLLPGEYLETGRKICSENGLYAGISNCFQDIMELRGYYAQALRAIEYGTEETNTPNLYLYWDHYLQHVIRLFTQKESAGTFCNPKMKFLLDYDKTHNSELAYTLYMYLIHERNLAAAAEAMDMHRTSLVYRFKKINSLIGEDFDDYKERLYLILSYEMNR, encoded by the coding sequence ATGTACGTTGGTTTAAAAAACATTTGCGCTTTGCTAAAAGAATTACCGACTCATCTGACCGATTCTGACGGAATTCATTGTCTGACAGGCTGGAATCATCTGCAGAATGCGCCTACGCCATATGCATCCTATCTGCTTTATGTATGTAAAAGTGATATCGATCTTTCGACTATTAATTTTACCGAGCACATGCATGTCCTTTGCATCATTTCACCCGGATCGGATCATGAAGAAATCGCGGGGCGTTTCCCTGATGAGGTCAGTCTTCTGCTCGTCGAAGCGGAAGATCCTGTCACGATCTATACCAGTCTGCAGGAATACTTCAACCGCCAGTGCGGTGTCGGCATGTTCGGGCAGACACTTTTGGAATTCCTTGCGTTTGAAGACGGACTGCCGTCTTCCATCGACTATGCCTATCATGTATTCCGCAATCCCGTGTTTGTCTTTGACACCAACTATAATCTGATCGCTGCGACATGGGACGCGATTGAAGAGCTTGGCCTGAAGGATCAGGTCCTGATCGACAAGCGCTTTTCCGCAGATGATTTTAAAATGGCAAACAGGGATCACAACATCCACAGCAAGGTGTTAAAAAGCGAGATCCCGATCATTGCATATAATGACGCACTTGGCTACGAGCAGATGTACTGCGCCATCAACACACGCAAAAACCTCGGTCATATCGTCATCTCCGCGATCAATAAACCGTTCGAACCTATTGACACGGAATTAATGCTGCTCCTCAAAAAATATGTTGATCAGCAGATGAAAAAAGACTCCTTTATCCGAAGTGCTAAAGGGTTTAATTATGAGTATTTTTTGCGGGATCTGCTGGATGAAAAGATTGGAACGGGAAACGGCAATTCTTCCCATATGAAATTTACGGAGGTCACATTTAGCGGCAATATGTACTGTATGGTCGTCGAAACCGCCCGCAGTACAGAAACCGTCAATATAAACCACATCCGGAATCTTTTAGAAAGCCGCTTTCCTTACTCAAAAACACTGATCTACAATGACCAGATCGTGATCATCATCAGCTTTCAGGAAAACCATCTGCTTCCGGGCGAATATCTGGAAACCGGCCGGAAAATCTGTTCCGAAAACGGACTCTATGCCGGTATCAGCAATTGTTTCCAGGATATCATGGAATTACGGGGATACTATGCACAGGCACTTCGTGCCATTGAATATGGCACAGAAGAAACAAACACCCCAAACCTCTATCTCTACTGGGATCATTATCTGCAGCATGTGATCCGTCTGTTTACACAAAAAGAGTCCGCCGGCACATTCTGCAATCCCAAGATGAAGTTTTTGCTTGATTATGACAAAACACACAACTCCGAGCTGGCCTATACACTTTATATGTATCTGATCCATGAGCGCAATCTGGCTGCAGCTGCCGAAGCCATGGATATGCACCGGACTTCTCTTGTATATCGGTTTAAGAAGATCAATTCCCTGATCGGGGAGGATTTTGACGATTACAAAGAACGGCTGTATCTGATTCTTTCGTACGAAATGAACCGATGA
- a CDS encoding XTP/dITP diphosphatase, with amino-acid sequence MGKRIVFATGNKNKMTEIRQILGRPGLEIVSMKEIGLNPQIDENGATFEENALIKARAVAALCNDIVLADDSGLEIDYLNKEPGVHSARFMGEDTSYEIKNQALLDRLKGVPREQRTARFVCAIAAVVPGQEPIVVRGTIEGYIGDQPAGNNGFGYDPIFYVEDKHCSTAELSPEEKNARSHRGNALRAMRKKLEELDAYTDCK; translated from the coding sequence ATGGGAAAGCGGATTGTATTCGCCACAGGAAACAAAAACAAAATGACTGAGATTCGGCAGATCCTGGGCAGACCCGGACTGGAAATTGTATCCATGAAGGAGATCGGACTGAATCCACAGATTGATGAAAATGGCGCCACATTTGAAGAAAACGCGCTGATTAAGGCCAGAGCAGTGGCTGCGCTCTGCAACGACATTGTTCTGGCCGATGACTCCGGCCTGGAAATCGATTATCTGAATAAGGAGCCCGGTGTGCATTCCGCCCGTTTCATGGGGGAAGACACTTCCTATGAGATAAAAAATCAGGCGCTGCTTGACCGGCTGAAGGGTGTGCCCCGGGAGCAGCGGACGGCCCGCTTTGTCTGCGCGATCGCGGCCGTCGTGCCGGGGCAGGAACCGATTGTTGTGCGCGGTACCATTGAAGGCTACATCGGCGATCAACCGGCCGGAAACAACGGATTCGGCTATGACCCGATTTTCTATGTGGAAGATAAGCACTGTTCTACGGCAGAACTGTCCCCGGAAGAAAAGAATGCGAGAAGCCACAGGGGAAACGCGCTGCGCGCGATGCGGAAGAAACTGGAGGAATTGGATGCGTACACTGATTGTAAGTGA
- a CDS encoding tyrosine-type recombinase/integrase, which yields MANGANFKDVQALMGHSDISITLNIYSHVTPETQRKAVDISERAIS from the coding sequence ATCGCAAACGGAGCAAATTTCAAGGATGTACAGGCGCTCATGGGCCACTCAGACATCAGCATCACCTTGAATATTTATTCACATGTAACCCCCGAAACACAGCGAAAAGCAGTCGATATTTCCGAGCGAGCGATCAGCTAG
- a CDS encoding metallophosphoesterase → MRTLIVSDTHGRHEGLELALKREKPVDLLVHLGDIGDYADYYEALADCPLEAVAGNNDFSVDLPGEQVINIDGFRIFMTHGHYYSVNYDLGELVRAAAAHDCTFAMFGHIHRPVMTTIAGITVLNPGSLSYPRQKGRQRSYMVMTTAPGEQPSVAVHYLDPAQERGSWGFRQ, encoded by the coding sequence ATGCGTACACTGATTGTAAGTGATACTCACGGGAGGCATGAGGGGCTGGAACTGGCCTTAAAGAGGGAAAAACCGGTGGATCTTCTGGTGCATCTGGGAGATATCGGGGATTATGCGGATTATTATGAGGCTCTGGCGGACTGCCCGCTGGAAGCAGTGGCCGGCAATAACGATTTTTCTGTGGATCTTCCCGGGGAACAGGTGATCAATATCGACGGATTTCGGATTTTCATGACCCATGGGCACTATTATTCCGTGAATTACGATTTGGGGGAGCTTGTCCGTGCGGCAGCTGCCCATGACTGTACGTTTGCCATGTTCGGCCACATTCACCGTCCGGTCATGACAACGATTGCCGGGATTACCGTACTGAATCCCGGCAGCCTGTCCTATCCCCGTCAAAAAGGCAGACAGCGCTCGTATATGGTGATGACCACAGCGCCCGGGGAACAGCCGTCCGTTGCCGTTCATTATCTGGATCCGGCGCAGGAGCGCGGTTCCTGGGGATTCCGGCAGTGA
- the dapF gene encoding diaminopimelate epimerase — translation MKFTKMHGCGNDYVYVNCFEEHLEDPNGVSKYVSDRHFGIGSDGLICIHPSDQADFRMAMYNADGSEGAMCGNGIRCVAKYVYDHGMTDQTKISIETKAGIKYLDLFTKDGKVEQVTVDMGAPITRPSEIPAVPAENDEIILDEPILIAGEEYHMTAVSMGNPHTVVFVADTKAVDIEKIGPLFENHVRFPDRVNTEFIHVIDRHAIDMRVWERGSGETLACGTGTCAAVYACILNGYTDDEVLVHVIGGDLRIRYDREKHTIFMTGPAVTVFEGEIELP, via the coding sequence ATGAAATTTACAAAAATGCATGGCTGCGGGAATGACTACGTATATGTGAATTGTTTTGAAGAACACCTGGAAGATCCTAACGGGGTCAGCAAGTATGTCAGTGACAGACATTTCGGAATCGGATCCGACGGACTGATCTGCATCCATCCTTCCGATCAGGCAGACTTCCGCATGGCAATGTATAATGCGGACGGATCCGAAGGCGCGATGTGCGGAAACGGGATCCGCTGTGTGGCCAAGTATGTTTATGATCATGGAATGACAGATCAGACAAAGATCTCCATAGAGACGAAGGCAGGGATTAAATATCTGGACCTGTTTACAAAAGACGGAAAAGTGGAGCAGGTTACGGTAGATATGGGGGCGCCGATCACCAGACCCTCTGAGATCCCGGCAGTACCTGCGGAAAATGATGAGATCATACTGGATGAGCCGATTCTGATTGCCGGGGAAGAATATCACATGACGGCAGTATCGATGGGAAATCCTCATACCGTAGTGTTTGTTGCGGATACGAAGGCCGTGGATATCGAGAAAATCGGGCCGCTGTTTGAAAATCACGTGCGTTTTCCGGATCGTGTCAATACGGAGTTTATCCATGTCATTGACCGTCATGCCATCGATATGCGTGTCTGGGAGCGGGGCTCCGGCGAAACACTGGCCTGCGGCACAGGTACCTGCGCTGCGGTATATGCCTGCATTCTCAACGGATATACCGATGATGAGGTGCTGGTTCACGTCATCGGCGGTGATCTGCGGATTCGCTACGACCGGGAAAAACATACGATTTTTATGACCGGTCCGGCAGTTACAGTCTTTGAAGGCGAGATAGAGCTTCCGTGA
- a CDS encoding tyrosine-type recombinase/integrase, which produces MTVNDLAEMWYHDEIEYTALTTNGRNDYKNVIRHIREHPLGSMKLRNVTCEHLQAYIDEKYFGEFDENGKQLKHAYSDSHMKKQFRVLSGMFKYAVVPKHLLRDNLMQYVRKRKKPKPVRLFGEEEDGKVHTISNEDYKKIISHLTDNEQNACFALPVQIAYHTDLRAGEVCGLAWEDIDLEGRSLTVRRSLYYDTENKCWELKVPKNGKSRVVAFGDTLAGILRAAKKKTARR; this is translated from the coding sequence GTGACCGTCAACGATCTGGCTGAAATGTGGTATCACGACGAGATCGAATACACAGCGCTTACGACCAACGGACGGAATGATTATAAAAATGTCATCCGCCACATCAGAGAGCATCCGCTCGGGAGCATGAAGCTTCGGAATGTAACCTGTGAACATCTGCAGGCTTACATCGACGAAAAATATTTCGGCGAGTTTGATGAGAACGGGAAGCAGTTAAAGCATGCCTATTCCGACAGCCATATGAAAAAACAGTTCCGTGTTCTCTCGGGGATGTTCAAATATGCCGTTGTCCCGAAACATCTTTTGCGGGATAACCTCATGCAGTATGTCAGGAAGAGAAAGAAGCCAAAACCGGTCCGGCTCTTCGGTGAGGAGGAGGACGGAAAGGTACACACGATCTCAAACGAAGATTACAAAAAGATCATCAGCCATCTCACAGACAATGAGCAGAACGCATGCTTCGCTCTCCCGGTGCAGATCGCCTATCACACAGACCTTCGGGCCGGAGAAGTCTGCGGGCTTGCCTGGGAGGATATCGATCTGGAAGGCAGGAGCCTCACGGTACGGCGTTCTCTCTACTATGACACGGAGAACAAGTGCTGGGAGTTAAAAGTCCCGAAAAACGGAAAATCCCGCGTTGTAGCGTTTGGGGATACACTGGCAGGGATCTTAAGAGCGGCGAAGAAAAAAACAGCTCGAAGATAA